The following coding sequences lie in one Rutidosis leptorrhynchoides isolate AG116_Rl617_1_P2 chromosome 6, CSIRO_AGI_Rlap_v1, whole genome shotgun sequence genomic window:
- the LOC139852396 gene encoding autophagy-related protein 18a-like, whose amino-acid sequence MATVSTISSPVWPNPNPNSDPHSHEGIDHAETLSGDLHGSLPPIVSNPHHPQQQRISHNHEVNESNSALASVPVREQTLIPTSNLQIPNFSPISLHHVSFNQDNGCFACGINQGFRIYNCDPFREIFRRDFENGGGIGIVEMLFRCNILALVGGGTQPQYPLNKVMIWDDHQGRCIGELSFRSEVRGVRLRRDRIVVILEQKIFVYNFTDLKLLQQIETFANPKGLCEVSQASGNFVLVCLGLRKGQVRVEHYASKRTKFILAHDSRIACFALSQDGNLIATASNKGTLVRVFNTLDGTLLQEVRRGADRAEIYSLAFSSAAEWLAVSSDKGTIHVFSVTGVDNSDHTSTGSPSSSPRALIKGVIPKYFSSKWSLAQFHLVEGTQYIAAFGHQKNTVVILGLDGSFYRCKFDPKTGGEMTQLEYHNFVKPDDSY is encoded by the exons ATGGCAACTGTTTCAACAATTTCTTCTCCGGTAtggccaaaccctaaccctaactccgATCCACATTCACATGAAGGCATCGATCACGCCGAGACACTTTCCGGCGACCTTCATGGCAGTCTCCCGCCGATCGTAAGCAATCCTCACCACCCCCAACAACAGCGAATTTCACACAATCACGAGGTTAATGAATCTAATTCCGCTCTGGCTTCTGTTCCGGTACGTGAACAAACCCTAATTCCAACTTCTAACCTACAAATCCCTAATTTCTCACCAATTTCATTACATCACGTCTCGTTCAATCAAGATAACGGATGTTTTGCTTGCGGAATCAATCAAGGATTTAGGATTTACAATTGCGATCCATTTCGTGAAATTTTTCGTCGTGATTTCGAAAACGGAGGTGGTATAGGGATTGTAGAGATGCTGTTTAGATGTAATATACTTGCGTTAGTTGGTGGTGGTACACAGCCACAATATCCTCTTAATAAGGTTATGATTTGGGATGATCATCAAGGTAGATGTATCGGTGAGCTTTCGTTTCGATCGGAGGTTCGTGGAGTTCGATTACGGCGAGATCGTATTGTGGTGATTTTAGAACAGAAGATATTTGTGTATAATTTTACGGATTTGAAATTGTTGCAACAGATTGAGACGTTTGCGAATCCGAAAGGATTGTGTGAGGTTTCACAAGCGTCTGGTAATTTTGTGCTTGTTTGTCTTGGATTGAGGAAAGGGCAAGTTAGGGTTGAGCATTATGCGTCGAAACGGACGAAGTTTATATTAGCTCATGATTCCAGGATTGCGTGTTTTGCGTTGTCCCAGGATGGGAATTTGATTGCTACTGCTAGTAATAAGGGGACGCTTGTTCGTGTTTTTAATACACTTGATGGGACACTGTTGCAAGAG GTAAGGAGGGGTGCAGATAGAGCAGAGATATATAGCCTTGCATTTTCCTCTGCTGCCGAGTGGCTAGCAGTCTCAAGTGACAAGGGCACCATTCACGTTTTCAGTGTCACCGGTGTTGATAATTCAGATCACACTTCCACTGGTTCTCCTTCTAGTTCACCGCGTGCTCTTATTAAAG GAGTTATTCCCAAGTATTTTAGCTCCAAGTGGTCGTTGGCTCAATTTCATTTGGTTGAAGGGACTCAGTATATTGCTGCATTTGGTCATCAAAAGAATACAGTTGTCATTCTTGGCTTGGATGGAAG TTTCTATagatgcaaatttgacccaaaaacAGGAGGGGAGATGACTCAACTGGAATATCACAACTTTGTCAAGCCTGATGACTCTTACTAA